The window GAACTGGACGGTACATACGCCGTGGCGCTTATAACCGCCCACGAGCCGGACAGGATATATTGCGCCCGCAAGGAAAGCCCGCTCATCATCGGCCTCGGTTCAGATGAGAACTACATCGGGTCGGACTTCAACGCGTTCATCGAGCATACCAAGTCCGCCGTGATAATGGACGACCATGAGTACGCCATCGTCACCCACGACGCCTATGTCGTGAAAAAGTTTCCCACCGGCGAGCCGGTATCCAAAGAGGTGCAGGAGATATTGTGGGACTCGGAAATGGCCCAGAAAGGCGGTTTCCCCCATTACATGCTCAAGGAGATTTACGAACAGCCGCAGGTGGTGACCAACGCCATGGACATAGACGCGGAGAGCATAAAAAAGCTGGCCCGCGCCATCAGCGAGAAAAAGAATTTCTATCTTACCGGCGTTGGCACCACGTTCTATGTGGCCCAGTTCGCGCAGTATTATTTCAGCGCCTATGCGGGGGTTACGCCCAGCCTGGTATCGTCGGACGAGTTCCGGTTCCTGGCCAACGTGGACAAGGACACCATCGCCATAGCCACCTCCCAGTCCGGTGAGACTTACGACACGCTGGCGGCCCTGCGCCACGCTAAAAACTGCGGCGCCCAAACAGCCGCCGTGGTGAACGTGATGGGCAGTTCGATGGCGAGAATGGTGGACCATCTCATTTTGCAGGGATCCGGCCCGGAGATATGCGTTATAAGCACTAAGGCCGCGCTGGCCCAGATGGTAGTAATGGCGAGGCTGGCGTTGAGCCTGGGTGTCCAGCGGGGGCATATAAAACCGGCGGACCTGGCCAGGCACGAAAAGGAGCTGAGAGACCTGCCCAAGGTGATAGAAAAGATCATCAACGAGAAATCGGGCATAATCCACAACATCGCAAAAGAGCAAAGCCACATAAAGCACTGGCTCTACCTGGGCCGGGGCAGGTATTACCCCATCGCCCGGGAGTCGGCGCTGAAAATGAAAGAAGTGGCCTACGTGCACGCCGAGGGAATGCCCAGCGGCTTCCTGAAACATGGAACCATCGCGCTGATAGACGATGATCTAAACTCGGTGGTCTTTGTGCCGCCCGAGGAAGACGCGGAGCTTTACGAGCTTACCCTTTCTTCCGCCGAGGAGATAAGGGCGCGCAACGGTTATACGCTGGGCATCGCTTTCGAGTCGAAAAAACCCAGGAAGCTCCCATTGAGCGACCAGATAATATTGCCCAAAACCCCCATGTTCACGGCTCCGCTTCTGGAGCTGTTGGTGGCCCAGCTTTTCTCCTACTTCGCGGCCACAACGCTAAAACGGAACGTGGACAGGCCCCGGGCCCTGGCCAAGTCGGTTACTGTCGCATAGATTTTATTGGCAATGAGGCTTCAGGGTACAGACGGCGTAAGAAGGCAGGCCGTACTGTCGTCAAGCCCGCTGGTGGCCGGTCTTTCGCCGCAAAAAGCTTTCCTGGAAAAAGATGTAATCACCGAACAGTTCGTGGAACTCTACGCCTATTGCAGGGCCCGCCAGCTTTTGGAGAATGGCGTGGCGGCGGGAGAGTTTATGGTGGTCGGATGGGATCCGCGCGACCCCTCAGGCGCATTCACGGGCGCGGCGGTATCCGGCGTTTTAAAAGCGGGGTTGAACGTCCACTCCATAGGGGTAATGCCCACTCCGGCCATTGTTATATACATGCGCTCCGTGAACGCGGCGGGGGCGCTGGTGATAACCGCGTCGCACAACCCGGCCTCTTATAACGGGATCAAGATATTCACCCGCCACGGATTTAAACTTCTTCCGGGCGATGACGACATATTGAGCGCGAAAGTGTTGTGCGCCAGGTTTTCCGCTATTGCCGAGTTAGAACCTGCCGGCAAACTGGAAGAACGCCGGGCCGAAGCTGTGGAAGTGTTCACCCGGTTCTCGATAAATCCCGCCAATAGCTGGATAGGGAGTAGCGAAGCTGTCTCCAAAACCATCCTTGTGGTGGATTGCGCCAATGGAGCATTTTCCGGCATCGCCGCGCCTGTCTTTGAGAAGGCCGGTTTTGGAAAAGTGGTGGAGGCCAACGCCAGTCTGGACGGGAATATCAACCTGCGGTCGGGCGTGGCGGACATTGAAGGGTTGCATGAAATAACTCCGGAGATGTTGGAACCGAAAGGAAGGCTGAACGGCTATTCCGCCGTAACCGCCGTTTTAGAACTCGGCAGACAATACGCTGAAGATATAAAGTCCGGCATGAAACATGTGTCCGGCGCTGTTTTCGATGGCGATGGGGACCGCCTGTTCCGGCTGGATTATGACCCCTTCACCGATTCCATTATTGTCCTTTCCGGTGACGAGCTGGCCATACTTCAAGCCCGCCATCGCGCTGAAAAGGACCGTGGCAAACAGTTCGTCAACAGTGTGGAGAGCGATCTTAACGCCGCAGGCGAGGCTGTGCGGCTGGGATTCACCACCGAGCTAACCGCCGTGGGGGACAAATGGATATTGCTTTCAGCCCAGGTTGCGGCACTGCGCCCCACCGCCCCGGCGGAGGCCATGCGGGCCATAGAAGCAAATATCAGCAGGGATGATTTGAGCGCCGACTTCATAGAAAAAACCATGTCGGAAAATGGATTGGAGTTCTGCCAGCCATCCGAATGCGGGTTTGCCGTTGGAGCCGAAGAGAGCGGCCATTCGATAATTCCAGGCGTTGTGGACAGCTCGGGAAAATCAATCACGGTTTTTGCGGGCAACGGGTTGAAAGGGGCGCTCAACGCTTTTGCGGCCACAGCCGGGCTTACCGGGTCAATCACCGCCAAAGAGATTTTCAACCTGTTGCGCTCCCCTTTTCCCGCCGGGTTCAAGAAAACCATGTACGTTTATTATGTGGAGAAAACCCGGTGGAAGCGGGGCGCGGCGCTTTGGGAGGATGTAAAAAAAACCGTGACCGCGCAAATGGCGCCGATCCTGCCGGACATGGGCCTTGAAGAGATGGTCCGCCCCGAAGAGCCAGACATGCTTTATATGAAAATCACACGCGGCGGCGCGCATGTGGCGTCCCTGTTCATCCGCAACTCCGGCACCGAAGATAAGACCGGCGTGAACCTTCGCGGCCCACAGGAACTGGCCCAGGCATTGCTGGAGCTAGGTGAAACCGCCGTAAGGCTGATAATTGAAGGCATGAAAGACGGGGATAAACGGTTTGCGATAGCCGAACGGAAACTTATTCTGGCCGCCGCCGATGGCGGTGTTCCCCAATCGCCTGTCATGGGGCTTGGGGGCGATGAGTACCATCGCCTGCTGAATGAAACGGCCAACAAACAATATATGCTGACGGGAGCTTACGCCGGGGCCGGGCTTACCGAGCGCGGGTTGTGGTATCTTGAACTAATTAAACGGGGGATGTCTTGAGATTCGCCGAATATTTCACGGAAAACAACCAGTTCAGGTTTATAGACCATGTGCGGAGCGGGGAGCATCCGTGGTCGGCCCTGGTGGACATCAAGAAACTTATCACCAGGGAAACCGGTAGCATAGAGGATTCCGGAATTTCCAAACTCAAGGATTCCATCCGGCTAGACAAGGTGACATCACTCCATGGCGAAGTGAAGGAAACGGCGCTTTCCGTAATAAAATCCATCGTGCTCCCCCACCCTATCCACATAAGCTCCGCTGGAATCCTCATTGAAGAGGGTGTTTATCTTGAATACGGCGCCATCATAAAAGCCCCGTGCATCATTATGAAGAACACCGAGATCCGCCAAGGCGCTTATCTTCGCGGCGACGTTATTATCGGCGAGGGGTGCGTTGTTGGCCATGTGTCGGAGGTGAAAAATTCCATATTCATGGATCATTCCCACGCGGGGCATTTCGCTTATGTGGGGGACTCCATTCTTGGAAGCCATGTGAACCTTGGGGCCGGAACCAAGCTGGCCAACCTGCAATTCCGCACCCGTGGTGAGATTGAAACCGACGCGTTGGGAGTAATCGTTATCCGGTCTGGCGATGGCTTAATAAACACGGGTCTTTACAAGCTGGGGGCGGTCATCGGCGATTACACGGAGATTGGATGCAACACTGTAACCTCGCCGGGGGTATGCGCCCAATCGGATTGCTGGATATACCCCAACACCACCGTTCCCAAGGGTTTTTATCAGAGGAAGAGCATTATTCGCGCCCGGGGCGCTGGAGTGGTGGATGTATCCTCGCGGCCAGATATTCCATAAGGAGGCTGTGAAAATTGAGGCTTAATTCAATATTTATCCGGGCTATCCTCATTACCGCGGGGCTTATGGCCATCCCATGCGCCAATTCTTACGCGCAGAGCGTTACTGAAGGCAAGGCGGAATCCGTGGTGTTTCGCGGAAGCGATAAAAAACTGGATATCAAGGTTGTCCGCGATAGCGACGGAGTGGGGATGAAGCTTGTGGTGAACGGCTCTGTTGCCGCCTCCACCGGCGACGGCTCCATGCGCCGGGCGTATTATCCATTCTTAATGGCCAGCAGGGTTGAAAAAACATTGCTTGTCGGAATAGGCTCCGGCGCCCCGGTATTCGCGGCGCTAAACGCCAGCTCCGCCTCGGTGAGCGTGGTGGTAGAGAGCCGTGACCTAATAAAAGCCGCCGAGCAGATGCCTGGTGATAATTTCGGAGTTTTAAAGGATCGGCGCGTCACTTACACAGTGGAGGCCCCTTCAACGTGGATAGCCAAAGCCAAAGGCCCCTATGACGTGATAATGGCGGGCCACGCCAACCGCGCAACTTTGGCGGACCGGGCATTGCTCACCCAAAAATCGTTTCAATCTTACCGGGGCCTTTTGAAGGAAACCGGCGTTTTTGCCCAGTGGCTGAACCTTTCGTCGCTGGACACGGAAGACCTGAAAAAGATCATCGCAACGTTCAGCTCAGTGTTTCCCCATGTGTATATATGGGGCGGCGACATGAACCCGGTGAACTCTTGGATAATGCTGGCCGGTATGAACCAGCCCATGGTGTTAAACCCGGAAATCCTTAGCGCCAGGCTGAAGACGCTGGACCCTAACCGCGATATTACCGAGGCGGATAATGTTTACTCGTTCCTCTCTTTTTACGTTTGCGACGGGGATGAAATAAAACCGCTTTTGGAGTCGGCCCCGGTTATTTCAAAACCCGGGGATATCCCTTTTAAAGGTGGTTTTACAGAAGAAGAGTCCATGAGCCGTTCGGCGGATAATTTCCTGTTGCTGGGGATTTACAGAAATCCCATCATCAGCAAATTGGTGGCGTCCGAGCCTGTGAAAGAAAAAATGTCGGACTATTTCAAGGCGCGGAGCTTTATATTGAACGGGCGGAAAGTAGGCATAGCCGGTAGCGCCCAGGAGGAAATAGGGTTGTATGACAAGGCCATGACCCTGGCGCCGGAAGACCCGCACCTGGCCCTTTCATATCTTGCCATAGGCTTGGCGTATTACCGCTCCGGCATCCTGGACAGGGCGGCGGATCTGCTGGAAAAGGCGAAAAAGATAACGCCGGACCGGCCCCAAATACGGTTCTATCTGGGCAAGACTTACGAAAAAATGGGATGGAGCGCCAAGGCCAATATGGAGTTTAACGCCCTGCGGGAACTGACCCCGGATTACATGGAGCGGGTAAACATTCCCACTGGCCGGGCTCCCTCGGCGCCAGTAAATTAATACCGCCCCGGCATCCGCCATGAAAATACTGCATCTAAGGGATTCGTAAACATCATAGGGAGAATCTTGAAAACATGAGAAAGCCTTTTGCGGCCATTACCGCCATATTGATGACCGCTTCTTTGGCCATGGCAGAGGTATCCAAAGAAGAAGCGGTGGAAAAATCCAAAGAAATGGTTAAAGAACTTGGTGGCTCCCTTAAGGGCAAGTTGCAGGAGACCGTGAAAGAATCAGGCTTCACCGCGGCAATAAACGTGTGCAAAGAGATAGGGCTTACCAGGGCAAAGCAAGTTGGGGCCAAATACAACGCTTCCATCCGCCGGGTATCGGTAAAAAACAGGAACGCCGCAAATGTTCCTGATGATTATGAAGCCGCCGTATTGAATAAAATGGAAAAAGACAAGGCGGAAGGAAAGCTTCAGGAAGCGTATGTGGAAGTTGTATCCACAGGCGGCAAGAAGAACCTGAGGTTTATGAAACCGATAATCACCGAGGCCCTATGCCTTAACTGCCATGGCACGGCGGACAAGTTGAATCCTGAAGCGGCCCAGGCCATAAAAGCGAACTACCCGGACGATAAGGCCACCGGATATGGCGCGGATCAACTGCGCGGGGCCTTCTCGGTAGTGTATCCGCTTTACTGAAAAAGTGGTAGTGTCCCAGTTTGAAAGTACAGGGGAGATTCTTCACTTACGCTCAGAATGACAATATAAAAGCCGTTGATAACATTGTCATCCTGGGCGAAGCGCAAGCGAAGTGAAGGATCTGTCTATTATTTGAGATTCAAACTGGGAAGATTGCGAATGAAAAGCTGGAGTGTTCTTGTTTTTGTGGTGGTGCTGATGATGGCCGGATTGGTAGCCAACCCCGCCGGAGCGGAAATTGTGGCCGGCAAACAGGCGCCGAACTTTAACCTGCAAACCCAGAATGGCGCCGCCATATCATTGGATTCGCTCAAAGGTAAAATTACGGTGCTCAATTTCTGGGCCACCTGGTGCCCGCCCTGCACGGCGGAGATGCCCGCGCTGGAACGCTCTTTCAATAAGCACAAGGACAATGGTGTGGCCTTTGTCGGCGTGAATTACCAGCAAGACAGGCAGACCGTGGCCAAGTTTGCCCAAAACGCCAAAATTACCTTCCCGCTGGCGCTGGACGAGGATGGCAAAGTGGCCGACGCTTATGGATTGGCTGGCATACCGGTAACGTTCTTCATAGATAAGAACGGGAAGGTTGTGGCCTATCACACCGGGCCAATAACCGAAGAACAGCTGGACGGCTGGGTAACGCGGCTGAAAGGGAACTAGGAATTTAGAAGGACCGTGGGCTGGCGACAACGTGGGGAAATATCCATCTGCTACCCATAGCTTGCCTGGGGGCGCAACTAACGGTAATGGTTCGTGGCTCGGCAAGCTCGCCATGACAATGGCAGGGAAGGATTCCAAGGGATAACACGTAGGATGGCGGGAAGTTGTCATG of the Nitrospinota bacterium genome contains:
- a CDS encoding TlpA family protein disulfide reductase; its protein translation is MKSWSVLVFVVVLMMAGLVANPAGAEIVAGKQAPNFNLQTQNGAAISLDSLKGKITVLNFWATWCPPCTAEMPALERSFNKHKDNGVAFVGVNYQQDRQTVAKFAQNAKITFPLALDEDGKVADAYGLAGIPVTFFIDKNGKVVAYHTGPITEEQLDGWVTRLKGN
- the glmS gene encoding glutamine--fructose-6-phosphate transaminase (isomerizing), which encodes MCGIAGIVALQNVSDKLVRSIGRLEYRGYDSCGIALINGTGKPVTRKDVGPVDEVKDKEKFWELHGNVGIAHTRWATHGGVTKANAHPHSSCDGAFTITHNGIISNYAQIRAKLEKKGHKFVSQTDTEVIVHLIEEAYTRAKSVEKAFVTALGELDGTYAVALITAHEPDRIYCARKESPLIIGLGSDENYIGSDFNAFIEHTKSAVIMDDHEYAIVTHDAYVVKKFPTGEPVSKEVQEILWDSEMAQKGGFPHYMLKEIYEQPQVVTNAMDIDAESIKKLARAISEKKNFYLTGVGTTFYVAQFAQYYFSAYAGVTPSLVSSDEFRFLANVDKDTIAIATSQSGETYDTLAALRHAKNCGAQTAAVVNVMGSSMARMVDHLILQGSGPEICVISTKAALAQMVVMARLALSLGVQRGHIKPADLARHEKELRDLPKVIEKIINEKSGIIHNIAKEQSHIKHWLYLGRGRYYPIARESALKMKEVAYVHAEGMPSGFLKHGTIALIDDDLNSVVFVPPEEDAELYELTLSSAEEIRARNGYTLGIAFESKKPRKLPLSDQIILPKTPMFTAPLLELLVAQLFSYFAATTLKRNVDRPRALAKSVTVA
- a CDS encoding tetratricopeptide repeat protein; this encodes MRLNSIFIRAILITAGLMAIPCANSYAQSVTEGKAESVVFRGSDKKLDIKVVRDSDGVGMKLVVNGSVAASTGDGSMRRAYYPFLMASRVEKTLLVGIGSGAPVFAALNASSASVSVVVESRDLIKAAEQMPGDNFGVLKDRRVTYTVEAPSTWIAKAKGPYDVIMAGHANRATLADRALLTQKSFQSYRGLLKETGVFAQWLNLSSLDTEDLKKIIATFSSVFPHVYIWGGDMNPVNSWIMLAGMNQPMVLNPEILSARLKTLDPNRDITEADNVYSFLSFYVCDGDEIKPLLESAPVISKPGDIPFKGGFTEEESMSRSADNFLLLGIYRNPIISKLVASEPVKEKMSDYFKARSFILNGRKVGIAGSAQEEIGLYDKAMTLAPEDPHLALSYLAIGLAYYRSGILDRAADLLEKAKKITPDRPQIRFYLGKTYEKMGWSAKANMEFNALRELTPDYMERVNIPTGRAPSAPVN
- a CDS encoding DUF3365 domain-containing protein; the encoded protein is MRKPFAAITAILMTASLAMAEVSKEEAVEKSKEMVKELGGSLKGKLQETVKESGFTAAINVCKEIGLTRAKQVGAKYNASIRRVSVKNRNAANVPDDYEAAVLNKMEKDKAEGKLQEAYVEVVSTGGKKNLRFMKPIITEALCLNCHGTADKLNPEAAQAIKANYPDDKATGYGADQLRGAFSVVYPLY